One genomic window of Oncorhynchus kisutch isolate 150728-3 linkage group LG24, Okis_V2, whole genome shotgun sequence includes the following:
- the ubxn10 gene encoding UBX domain-containing protein 10, with the protein MHLTRPKSSKGRSRPNLSHTPNMDVADSFHNTPLIPKPPSMGYDRSDRCLRSRSQSLFRQGSQLSVKQDPDYLDTVPKVPSLPFPWNKYKPLPSIEKKTSEEGVSLRGMEEKTSKLNLSDSLIVQARQGHGEHQLSSVRTRAESQSNPEIGNVSEVLCKVCPTPNLNVMATTPEAESPPVFSPGTPDPLSLLLAIRAPCGRRFEYHFLPTDTLLTVLASAEAMYGARYEHGYIEIVDGYIKSVVDRPLRRTFTDLNMTLAQCDILNRSVLCIFQEDMDSA; encoded by the coding sequence ATGCATTTGACCAGGCCAAAGTCCTCAAAAGGGCGTAGTCGACCCAACCTGAGCCACACGCCAAACATGGATGTGGCTGACAGCTTCCACAACACACCACTGATCCCGAAGCCTCCTTCAATGGGCTACGACAGGTCAGATCGTTGCCTCCGCTCCCGCTCTCAATCCCTCTTCAGGCAGGGCAGCCAGCTGAGCGTGAAACAAGACCCAGACTACCTAGATACTGTTCCCAAGgtaccctctcttcccttcccttggAACAAATACAAGCCCCTCCCCTCTATTGAGAAGAAGACGTCAGAGGAGGGTGTCTCTTTGAGGGGCATGGAGGAGAAGACATCCAAGCTCAATCTGTCCGACAGCCTCATTGTCCAGGCTCGGCAAGGGCACGGGGAGCATCAGCTGTCCTCAGTGAGGACCCGAGCAGAATCCCAGAGCAACCCGGAGATAGGCAACGTGTCAGAGGTGCTTTGCAAGGTCTGCCCCACTCCCAACCTCAACGTGATGGCCACAACCCCAGAGGCAGAAAGCCCACCAGTATTCTCCCCTGGCACTCCTGATCCTTTGAGCTTACTCCTTGCCATCCGGGCTCCGTGTGGTAGGAGGTTTGAGTACCACTTCCTACCCACAGACACCCTACTGACGGTGCTTGCCAGTGCAGAGGCCATGTATGGGGCCAGATATGAGCATGGTTACATTGAGATCGTGGATGGCTACATTAAGAGTGTTGTGGATAGACCCCTCCGAAGGACATTCACAGACCTGAACATGACTTTGGCCCAATGTGACATCTTAAATAGATCAGTACTGTGCATCTTTCAGGAGGATATGGACTCTGCCTGA